The Streptomyces sp. NBC_01197 genome window below encodes:
- a CDS encoding sodium:solute symporter family protein yields MQYLAAGLRLPTNGLDYTILAIYFIVVLGIGFAARASVKTSLDFFLSGRSLPAWVTGLAFVAANLGATEILGMAATGAQYGVAVVHWYWIGAIPAMVFLGLVMMPFYYKSKVRSVPEFLLHRFDKSAHLLSSILFAFSAILIAGVNLYALSIVVEALLGWPQWVAIVVAGLFVLVYITIGGLSSAIYNEVLQFFVILAALIPLTILGLKRVGGWDGLSNTLTKSHGHDFMTAWGGTSIGHANPLGANWLTIILGLGFVLSFGYWTTNFAEVQRALSAKNLSAAQRTPLIAAFPKMFIVFLVMIPGLVAAVIAPKIGTPGSDLTYNDAIPLLMQELLPNGVLGIAVTGLLAAFMAGMAANVSSFNTVFTTDIWARYVKKDKPDAYYLRFGRMITAVGVLASIGTAFIAASFSNIMSYLQTLFSFFNVPLFVVFIIGMFWKRASMKSGVWGLLAGTSAAMINYFWIYKQGIIAIPTDQGANFVSAIVGFVAGAVVMVLVTLFTAPKPVAELAGLVYGTESPDAPEVPAEGDDAWYRKPALLGWGAIVLAALCYLPYSL; encoded by the coding sequence ATGCAATACCTGGCTGCCGGACTCCGGCTCCCCACGAACGGGCTCGACTACACGATTCTGGCGATCTACTTCATCGTGGTCCTGGGCATCGGATTCGCCGCCAGAGCGAGCGTGAAGACGAGCCTGGACTTCTTCCTCTCGGGCCGTTCACTGCCCGCCTGGGTCACCGGCCTGGCCTTCGTCGCGGCGAACCTCGGCGCGACCGAGATCCTGGGCATGGCGGCGACCGGCGCGCAGTACGGCGTGGCCGTCGTCCACTGGTACTGGATCGGCGCCATCCCCGCCATGGTCTTCCTCGGCCTGGTGATGATGCCCTTCTACTACAAGTCGAAGGTGCGCTCCGTACCGGAGTTCCTGCTGCACCGCTTCGACAAGTCGGCGCACCTGCTGAGCTCCATACTCTTCGCCTTCTCGGCGATCCTGATCGCGGGCGTGAACCTCTACGCCCTGTCGATCGTCGTGGAGGCGCTCCTGGGCTGGCCGCAGTGGGTCGCGATCGTCGTCGCCGGCCTCTTCGTCCTCGTCTACATCACCATCGGCGGACTCTCGTCGGCGATCTACAACGAAGTGCTCCAGTTCTTCGTCATCCTCGCCGCGCTGATCCCGCTCACCATCCTCGGCCTCAAGCGGGTCGGCGGCTGGGACGGCCTCTCCAACACCCTGACCAAGAGCCACGGCCATGACTTCATGACGGCCTGGGGCGGCACCTCGATCGGCCACGCGAACCCGCTCGGCGCGAACTGGCTGACGATCATCCTGGGCCTGGGCTTCGTGCTCTCCTTCGGCTACTGGACGACCAACTTCGCCGAGGTGCAGCGCGCGCTGTCCGCGAAGAACCTCTCCGCCGCCCAGCGCACACCGCTGATCGCCGCCTTCCCGAAGATGTTCATCGTCTTCCTCGTGATGATCCCCGGCCTGGTCGCCGCCGTCATCGCCCCGAAGATCGGCACGCCCGGCTCGGACCTGACGTACAACGACGCGATCCCGCTGCTGATGCAGGAGCTGCTGCCCAACGGTGTGCTCGGTATCGCGGTGACCGGTCTGCTGGCCGCCTTCATGGCCGGTATGGCCGCCAACGTCTCCTCGTTCAACACCGTCTTCACGACGGACATCTGGGCGCGGTACGTGAAGAAGGACAAGCCCGACGCGTACTACCTGCGCTTCGGACGGATGATCACCGCGGTCGGTGTGCTGGCCTCCATCGGCACGGCCTTCATCGCCGCCAGCTTCTCCAACATCATGAGCTATCTCCAGACGCTCTTCTCCTTCTTCAACGTCCCGCTGTTCGTGGTCTTCATCATCGGGATGTTCTGGAAGCGCGCCTCGATGAAGTCCGGTGTGTGGGGTCTGCTCGCCGGTACCAGCGCCGCGATGATCAACTACTTCTGGATCTACAAGCAGGGCATCATCGCCATCCCGACCGACCAGGGCGCCAACTTCGTCTCGGCGATCGTCGGCTTCGTCGCCGGTGCGGTCGTCATGGTGCTCGTGACGCTCTTCACCGCGCCCAAGCCGGTGGCGGAACTGGCCGGCCTGGTGTACGGGACGGAGTCGCCGGACGCGCCGGAGGTACCGGCCGAAGGCGACGACGCGTGGTACCGCAAGCCGGCCCTGCTCGGCTGGGGCGCGATCGTCCTCGCCGCCCTCTGCTACCTGCCCTACTCGCTCTGA
- the galE gene encoding UDP-glucose 4-epimerase GalE, with protein MSKKYLVTGGAGYVGSVVAAHLLEAGHEVTVLDDLSTGFRVSVPEGATFIEGRIQDAARWLDSSYDGVLHFAASSQVGESVVNPEKYWLNNVGGTTALLAAMRFAGVRTLVFSSTAATYGEPETVPIRESAPTAPTNPYGATKLAVDHMISGECAAHGLAAASLRYFNVAGAYKTYGERHDPESHLIPLVLQVAQGRRDAISVYGDDYPTPDGTCVRDYIHVADLAEAHLLALDAAASGEHLICNLGNGSGFSVREVIETVRKVTGHPVPERAAGRRAGDPATLVASADTARERLGWAPSRSDLAGIVSDAWAFAQNARTSDRTESSVHRGVTEE; from the coding sequence GTGAGCAAGAAGTATCTGGTCACCGGTGGCGCGGGATACGTCGGCAGTGTCGTGGCCGCCCACCTCCTGGAGGCCGGGCACGAGGTGACCGTGCTCGACGACCTCTCGACCGGCTTCCGGGTGTCCGTACCCGAGGGCGCCACGTTCATCGAGGGCCGCATCCAGGACGCCGCCCGGTGGCTCGACTCCTCGTACGACGGGGTGCTGCACTTCGCCGCGTCCTCGCAGGTCGGCGAGTCGGTCGTCAACCCCGAGAAGTACTGGCTGAACAACGTCGGCGGCACCACCGCGCTGCTCGCCGCGATGCGGTTCGCCGGTGTCCGCACGCTGGTGTTCTCCTCCACCGCCGCGACCTACGGCGAGCCGGAGACCGTACCGATCAGGGAGAGCGCCCCCACCGCGCCGACCAACCCGTACGGCGCCACCAAGCTCGCCGTCGACCACATGATCAGCGGCGAGTGCGCGGCGCACGGTCTGGCCGCGGCCAGCCTCCGGTACTTCAACGTCGCGGGCGCCTACAAGACGTACGGCGAGCGCCACGACCCCGAGTCGCACCTCATCCCGCTGGTCCTCCAGGTCGCCCAGGGCCGCCGCGACGCCATCTCGGTGTACGGCGACGACTACCCCACCCCGGACGGCACCTGCGTACGCGACTACATCCATGTCGCCGACCTGGCGGAGGCGCACCTGCTCGCCCTGGACGCGGCGGCCTCCGGCGAGCACCTGATCTGCAACCTCGGCAACGGCAGCGGGTTCTCGGTCCGTGAGGTCATCGAGACCGTACGCAAGGTGACGGGGCACCCCGTCCCGGAGCGGGCCGCGGGCCGCCGCGCGGGCGACCCGGCCACGCTCGTGGCCTCGGCCGACACCGCACGCGAGCGGCTCGGCTGGGCCCCCTCGCGCTCCGATCTGGCCGGGATCGTCTCCGACGCCTGGGCCTTCGCGCAGAACGCCCGCACATCCGACCGGACAGAGTCGTCCGTACACAGGGGAGTTACTGAGGAATGA
- the galK gene encoding galactokinase: MSFEELYGRAPEGTWAAPGRVNLIGEYTDFNDGFVMPLALPHTAVAQVSRRTDGVLRLYSADIEGGIVQLRTDELEPLTNTSWAAYPAGVVWALREAGHPVTGADIHLSSTVPTGAGLSSSAALEVVTALALNDLYELGLDCNQLALIAQRAENAFVGVPCGVMDQTASACCAEGHALHLDCRDHSIRQVPFDLAAQGLRLLVVDTRVKHALGDGAYAERRAGCEEGARILGVPALRDVPYAQLPEALAKLSEPSEPSGASGLLDPKVRGYVRHVVSDNHRVARTVALLDAGDVRGVGPILTDGHASLRDDLLVSCDELDLVVASANAGGALGARMTGGGFGGSAIVLVEEVHAEAVAKAVTEAFAEAGYTAPRIFTATASAGARRLS, translated from the coding sequence ATGAGTTTCGAGGAGCTGTACGGCCGTGCCCCCGAGGGCACCTGGGCCGCCCCCGGCCGCGTCAACCTCATCGGTGAGTACACCGACTTCAACGACGGCTTCGTCATGCCGCTCGCCCTGCCGCACACCGCCGTCGCGCAGGTCTCCCGGCGCACCGACGGCGTACTGCGGCTGTATTCGGCGGACATCGAGGGCGGCATCGTGCAGCTCCGCACCGATGAACTCGAACCGCTCACCAACACCAGCTGGGCCGCCTACCCGGCGGGCGTCGTCTGGGCGCTGCGCGAGGCGGGCCACCCGGTCACGGGCGCCGACATCCACCTCAGCTCCACGGTCCCCACCGGCGCCGGGCTCTCCTCGTCCGCCGCCCTGGAGGTCGTCACCGCGCTCGCCCTCAACGACCTGTACGAACTGGGGCTGGACTGCAACCAGTTGGCGCTGATCGCGCAGCGCGCCGAGAACGCCTTCGTCGGGGTGCCGTGCGGCGTCATGGACCAGACGGCGTCGGCCTGCTGCGCCGAGGGCCACGCGCTGCACCTCGACTGCCGGGACCACTCGATACGGCAGGTCCCCTTCGACCTGGCCGCGCAGGGGCTGCGGCTGCTCGTCGTGGACACCAGGGTCAAGCACGCCCTCGGTGACGGCGCGTACGCCGAACGGCGCGCGGGCTGCGAGGAGGGCGCCCGGATCCTGGGCGTCCCGGCGCTGCGCGACGTGCCGTACGCGCAGCTGCCCGAAGCGCTCGCGAAGCTCTCCGAGCCCTCCGAGCCCTCCGGCGCCTCCGGCCTCTTGGACCCGAAGGTGCGCGGTTACGTCCGCCATGTCGTCTCGGACAACCACCGGGTGGCGCGGACGGTCGCGCTGCTCGACGCGGGCGACGTACGCGGAGTCGGGCCGATCCTCACCGACGGCCACGCCTCGCTCCGCGACGACCTGCTGGTCTCCTGCGACGAGCTGGACCTGGTGGTGGCGTCGGCGAACGCGGGCGGCGCGCTGGGCGCGCGGATGACCGGCGGCGGGTTCGGCGGTTCGGCGATCGTGCTGGTCGAGGAGGTGCACGCGGAGGCGGTGGCCAAGGCGGTGACGGAGGCGTTCGCCGAGGCCGGGTACACCGCGCCGCGGATCTTCACCGCCACGGCATCGGCGGGGGCGCGCCGGCTGTCCTGA
- a CDS encoding response regulator transcription factor, translated as MGVRLMVVDDHRLLAEALASALRLRGHRVLAAAAPTGGAADLVVSRAPDVCLFGTATPAEPGVFDPVARIRKERPQVAVVVLGPVPNSPGVAAAFAAGACGYVRHDERIEGVERAMAQACAGETAVAPQLLQAVFTELLNPVAQPDDEGQRLLALLTPREAEVLARVAEGEDTRLIAAGMRIAPSTARTHVQRVLVKLGVGSRLEAAALAARTGLLDHVVVRSRPAGPGGPEKPEGPDSRE; from the coding sequence ATGGGCGTGCGGCTCATGGTGGTCGATGACCACCGACTGCTCGCCGAGGCGCTCGCCTCGGCGCTGAGACTCCGCGGGCACCGGGTGCTCGCAGCGGCCGCGCCCACCGGGGGCGCGGCCGACCTCGTGGTGAGCCGGGCGCCCGACGTCTGCCTGTTCGGGACGGCCACGCCCGCCGAGCCCGGGGTCTTCGACCCGGTCGCGCGGATCAGGAAGGAACGGCCGCAGGTGGCCGTGGTGGTGCTGGGCCCGGTGCCCAACTCACCCGGTGTCGCCGCCGCGTTCGCCGCGGGCGCCTGCGGTTACGTACGTCACGACGAGCGCATCGAGGGCGTCGAGCGGGCCATGGCGCAGGCCTGCGCGGGGGAGACCGCGGTCGCGCCGCAGCTGCTGCAGGCCGTCTTCACGGAACTGCTCAACCCCGTGGCGCAGCCCGACGACGAGGGGCAGCGGCTGCTGGCTCTGCTCACCCCGCGCGAAGCCGAGGTGCTGGCCCGGGTCGCGGAGGGCGAGGACACCCGGCTGATCGCCGCCGGGATGCGGATCGCGCCGAGCACCGCCCGTACGCATGTGCAGCGGGTCCTGGTGAAACTAGGCGTCGGCTCCCGGCTTGAGGCCGCCGCGCTCGCGGCGCGCACCGGGCTGCTCGACCACGTGGTGGTGCGTTCGCGGCCGGCCGGCCCCGGAGGGCCGGAGAAGCCGGAGGGGCCGGACTCACGGGAGTGA
- a CDS encoding outer membrane protein assembly factor BamB family protein — protein sequence MTQPPDQQPPRGGFGAPQDPPPGGFGAPPPPAQPPQMPPPPQAPPGQPSAPPQGPPPGPPSGPQPGYGYPQQAPQQPQSGPYGYPQQQPGPYGQQPQQPGPYGQQPPGPYGQQQGPYGYPQQYPGGPVPPQGGGKNPFKGKPGVIIGAAVAGLLVVGAGVFFAVGSGGGGKKPVASDSKNIDGKPSTSPSVDQGDGSGNGRSGDDDLNAGRKAGEDKVLWLQTNKVALPQDGAQNYGMWFSGDVVVRAMYKKVTAYGVNDGKEKWSVPTPHAICAAPHQTTPDDKIVIAYKSDDTDRADCNQMQVIDLKTGKGGWKKPIPKEGAFDIMSSLELTIAGDTVTASRMGPSSAFSVSDGHKIFGSMQGACQPDAFAGGAKLIAIESCTKNSQPDATEQVQELDPSTGKSKWTFPLPAGWQVKKVYSLDPLVIYSTNEKKKSWNISVLKSDGTRRSQLTTKDSFQPECGLSIIDRDLQGCVGTAADANTLYLPTEVKSGANDVVAFDLNTGKEKWRVPAGSDRTMLPLRMDGSNLIAYKEPSYDGGGAVVSIPSTGGKASVVLQNPESTSSIENSFFSKLVAYQDGRFFLMSGQVRGKRGDTTEKTMLVFGK from the coding sequence ATGACTCAGCCGCCCGACCAGCAGCCGCCGCGGGGCGGTTTCGGCGCCCCGCAGGATCCTCCGCCGGGTGGCTTCGGCGCTCCGCCGCCACCCGCCCAGCCGCCGCAGATGCCGCCGCCGCCCCAGGCGCCGCCGGGGCAGCCGTCCGCACCACCGCAGGGACCGCCACCGGGGCCGCCGTCCGGGCCGCAGCCCGGCTACGGATACCCGCAACAGGCCCCGCAGCAGCCGCAGTCCGGCCCCTACGGATATCCGCAGCAGCAGCCGGGCCCGTACGGCCAGCAGCCCCAGCAGCCGGGCCCGTACGGCCAGCAGCCGCCGGGTCCGTACGGACAGCAGCAGGGCCCCTACGGCTACCCGCAGCAGTACCCGGGCGGGCCGGTCCCGCCGCAGGGCGGCGGCAAGAACCCCTTCAAGGGCAAGCCGGGCGTCATCATCGGCGCGGCCGTCGCGGGCCTGCTCGTCGTCGGTGCCGGGGTCTTCTTCGCCGTCGGCAGCGGCGGCGGCGGCAAGAAGCCGGTCGCGAGCGACAGCAAGAACATCGACGGCAAGCCGTCCACGTCCCCGAGCGTCGACCAGGGCGACGGCAGCGGCAACGGGCGCTCCGGCGACGATGACCTCAACGCCGGGCGCAAGGCGGGCGAGGACAAGGTCCTCTGGCTCCAGACCAACAAGGTCGCGCTGCCGCAGGACGGCGCCCAGAACTACGGCATGTGGTTCAGCGGCGATGTCGTCGTGCGCGCGATGTACAAGAAGGTCACCGCGTACGGGGTGAACGACGGCAAGGAGAAGTGGAGCGTGCCGACGCCGCACGCGATCTGCGCCGCGCCCCACCAGACCACTCCCGACGACAAGATCGTCATCGCGTACAAGAGCGACGACACCGACCGTGCCGACTGCAACCAGATGCAGGTCATCGACCTGAAGACGGGCAAGGGGGGCTGGAAGAAGCCGATCCCCAAGGAGGGAGCCTTCGACATCATGAGCTCCCTGGAGCTGACGATCGCGGGTGACACCGTGACCGCCAGCCGGATGGGGCCCTCCAGCGCCTTCTCGGTCAGCGACGGGCACAAGATCTTCGGGAGTATGCAGGGCGCGTGCCAGCCGGACGCGTTCGCGGGCGGCGCCAAGCTGATCGCCATCGAGTCGTGCACCAAGAACAGCCAGCCGGACGCGACCGAGCAGGTGCAGGAGCTCGACCCGTCGACCGGCAAGTCCAAGTGGACGTTCCCGCTCCCGGCGGGCTGGCAGGTCAAGAAGGTCTACTCGCTGGACCCGCTGGTCATCTACTCGACCAACGAGAAGAAGAAGTCCTGGAACATCTCCGTCCTCAAGAGCGACGGAACGCGGCGCTCCCAGCTGACCACGAAGGACAGCTTCCAGCCCGAGTGCGGTCTGTCGATCATCGACCGTGACCTCCAGGGCTGTGTCGGTACGGCGGCCGACGCCAACACGCTGTATCTGCCGACCGAGGTGAAGAGCGGCGCGAACGACGTGGTCGCCTTCGACCTGAACACCGGCAAGGAGAAGTGGCGGGTGCCCGCGGGCAGCGACCGTACGATGCTGCCGCTGCGGATGGACGGCTCCAACCTCATCGCGTACAAGGAGCCCTCGTACGACGGAGGCGGCGCGGTCGTCAGCATCCCGTCGACGGGCGGCAAGGCGAGTGTGGTCCTCCAGAACCCGGAGTCGACGTCCAGCATCGAGAACTCCTTCTTCTCGAAACTGGTCGCCTACCAGGACGGCCGGTTCTTCCTGATGTCGGGCCAGGTCAGGGGCAAGAGGGGCGACACCACCGAGAAGACGATGCTGGTCTTCGGCAAGTGA
- the galT gene encoding galactose-1-phosphate uridylyltransferase — translation MKKTSTRLADGRELLYYDGRDDVVRDAVDRRPLGPVATASEIRTDPLLGDAVAISSHRQERTYHPPADECPLCPSRDGRLSEIPDADYDVAVFENRFPSLAGDSGRCEVVCFTSDHDASFADLTPEQAALVLEAWTDRTAELAELPEVKQVFCFENRGAEIGVTLGHPHGQIYGYPFVTPRTALMLRSADAFQESSGGRNLFDETVAREVADGSRVVLEGAHWVAFVPYAAHWPYEVHLYPKQRVPDLRFLGDEARTEFPQMYLELLRRFDRIFDGPGGRKEGAGEPPTPYISAIHQAPFGELDGYGINRDEFALHLELFTIRRTSGKLKFLAGSESGMNVFVNDVPPETAAERLREVASK, via the coding sequence GTGAAGAAGACATCGACCCGTCTCGCCGACGGTCGTGAGCTGCTCTACTACGACGGCCGGGACGACGTGGTCCGCGACGCCGTGGACCGGCGCCCGCTCGGCCCTGTCGCCACCGCGTCCGAGATCCGCACCGACCCGCTGCTCGGCGACGCGGTCGCGATCTCCTCGCACCGCCAGGAGCGCACCTACCACCCGCCGGCCGACGAGTGCCCGCTCTGCCCCTCCCGCGACGGACGGCTCAGCGAAATCCCGGACGCGGACTACGACGTCGCCGTCTTCGAGAACCGCTTCCCCTCACTCGCCGGTGACTCCGGCCGCTGTGAGGTCGTCTGCTTCACCTCCGACCACGACGCCTCCTTCGCCGATCTCACCCCCGAACAGGCCGCCCTGGTCCTGGAGGCCTGGACCGACAGGACCGCGGAGCTGGCCGAACTCCCCGAAGTCAAGCAGGTGTTCTGCTTCGAGAACCGCGGCGCGGAGATCGGCGTGACCCTCGGCCACCCGCACGGCCAGATCTACGGTTACCCCTTCGTCACCCCGCGCACCGCGCTGATGCTGCGCTCGGCCGACGCGTTCCAGGAGAGCAGTGGCGGCCGGAACCTCTTCGACGAGACCGTCGCGCGCGAAGTGGCCGACGGCTCCCGGGTGGTGCTGGAGGGCGCGCACTGGGTCGCGTTCGTCCCGTACGCCGCGCACTGGCCGTACGAGGTGCACCTCTACCCGAAGCAGCGCGTACCCGACCTGCGCTTCCTCGGCGACGAAGCGCGCACAGAGTTTCCACAGATGTATCTGGAACTGTTGAGGCGCTTCGACCGGATCTTCGACGGGCCGGGCGGCCGGAAGGAAGGGGCGGGCGAGCCCCCGACGCCGTACATCTCCGCCATCCACCAGGCGCCCTTCGGTGAGCTGGATGGATACGGCATCAACCGGGACGAATTCGCCCTGCATCTTGAGCTTTTCACCATTCGCCGCACTTCGGGCAAGCTGAAGTTCCTCGCGGGTTCCGAGTCGGGCATGAACGTCTTCGTGAATGACGTGCCGCCGGAGACCGCGGCCGAGCGACTGCGAGAGGTAGCGAGCAAGTGA
- a CDS encoding outer membrane protein assembly factor BamB family protein yields the protein MTQPPQPPQPPQPPNGPPQGGYGAPKDSPAGGYGAPTPPAHTPPANTPPVPPQMPPQAPQTPPAPQSPPAPQSPPPAGPPQAGAQQGPVYGYPNPQQQPGQPGYGYPQQQPGGPAYGFPPQHQPGFPQQQPGVPAQQQYTTQPMQPPRGSLGGGSGGGKFGIDAKIITSAVVAIVLIVGAGFVYSSSKGDKEPNVSSAGPTGGGDKTGGDTAKGGGGKEKVPADTNSKVLFQMPAPKVGDVTGVNGSWATDKLYVKSGVNAVYGYDAVTGSQVWKLPLPGPLCAATSHVSKDDKTAIAFQPKVPTKAKQFWGCSEVAALDLDKGKLLWQKSYKDGDGKVSVDEVTLGGDTVATGSTNGGAAWGLEKGEVRWLPKVSTDQCEDAGYGGGATTLVAVRKCGDYDSPQVSVQNLNPKTGAPISSYKMPSGVQYAHIVSTDPLVVAADVGDTAGDGSGISDYFSVDAKTGKLRARIPANADKYGGKCDSTTVEQCNDLVVGDDRLYVPTEQHDGVGGAIGQTNEIVAFDLATGKAVPGRADAGAGYSAYPVRMDGSNVIAYKTGPYNKGGQVVSIDGSTLKQTLLLNNPGQEAVRGAESSFLADSAEIRFTDGRLYLADDTISDYTSDSEKHYLAIAFGPG from the coding sequence ATGACGCAGCCGCCACAGCCACCCCAGCCGCCACAGCCCCCCAACGGGCCCCCGCAGGGAGGGTACGGCGCACCCAAGGATTCCCCGGCGGGCGGATACGGTGCCCCGACGCCGCCCGCCCACACCCCGCCCGCCAACACCCCGCCGGTCCCGCCGCAGATGCCGCCCCAGGCTCCGCAGACCCCGCCGGCACCGCAGTCCCCGCCGGCACCGCAGTCCCCGCCCCCCGCGGGTCCGCCGCAGGCCGGGGCCCAGCAGGGCCCGGTGTACGGCTACCCGAACCCGCAGCAGCAGCCGGGTCAGCCCGGCTACGGCTATCCGCAGCAGCAGCCCGGCGGCCCCGCGTACGGCTTCCCGCCGCAACACCAGCCCGGCTTTCCGCAGCAGCAGCCCGGCGTACCGGCGCAGCAGCAGTACACGACGCAGCCCATGCAGCCGCCGCGCGGCAGCCTGGGAGGCGGCTCCGGTGGCGGGAAGTTCGGTATCGACGCGAAGATCATCACCTCCGCGGTCGTCGCGATCGTGCTCATCGTCGGCGCGGGCTTCGTCTACTCGTCCAGCAAGGGCGACAAGGAGCCCAACGTGTCGAGCGCGGGCCCGACGGGCGGCGGCGACAAGACAGGTGGGGACACCGCCAAGGGAGGCGGCGGCAAGGAGAAGGTGCCCGCCGACACCAACTCCAAGGTGCTCTTCCAGATGCCGGCCCCGAAGGTCGGCGACGTCACCGGCGTCAACGGCTCCTGGGCCACCGACAAGTTGTACGTGAAGTCCGGCGTCAACGCGGTCTACGGCTACGACGCGGTCACGGGGTCCCAGGTCTGGAAGCTTCCGCTGCCGGGCCCGCTCTGCGCCGCGACGAGCCACGTCAGCAAGGACGACAAGACGGCCATCGCCTTCCAGCCGAAGGTGCCGACGAAGGCCAAGCAGTTCTGGGGCTGCTCGGAGGTCGCCGCGCTCGACCTCGACAAGGGCAAGCTCCTCTGGCAGAAGTCGTACAAGGACGGCGACGGCAAGGTCAGCGTCGACGAGGTCACCCTCGGCGGCGACACCGTCGCCACAGGCAGCACCAACGGCGGCGCCGCCTGGGGCCTGGAGAAGGGCGAGGTGCGCTGGCTGCCCAAGGTCAGCACCGACCAGTGTGAGGACGCCGGATACGGCGGCGGCGCCACCACCCTGGTCGCCGTCCGCAAGTGCGGCGACTACGACAGCCCGCAGGTCAGCGTTCAGAACCTGAACCCGAAGACAGGCGCGCCGATCTCCTCGTACAAGATGCCGTCGGGTGTCCAGTACGCCCACATCGTCTCCACCGACCCGCTGGTCGTGGCCGCCGACGTCGGTGACACGGCGGGCGACGGCAGCGGCATCTCGGACTACTTCTCCGTCGACGCCAAGACCGGCAAGCTGCGCGCCCGGATCCCGGCCAACGCGGACAAGTACGGCGGCAAGTGCGACAGCACCACGGTCGAGCAGTGCAACGACCTGGTGGTGGGCGACGACCGGCTGTACGTCCCGACGGAGCAGCACGACGGCGTCGGCGGCGCGATCGGCCAGACCAACGAGATCGTCGCGTTCGACCTGGCCACCGGCAAGGCGGTCCCGGGCCGTGCCGACGCGGGTGCGGGCTACTCGGCCTACCCCGTACGGATGGACGGCTCCAACGTCATCGCGTACAAGACGGGCCCGTACAACAAGGGCGGCCAGGTCGTCTCGATCGACGGCTCCACCCTCAAGCAGACCCTGCTGCTGAACAACCCGGGCCAGGAGGCGGTCCGCGGCGCCGAGTCCAGCTTCCTGGCGGACAGCGCCGAGATCCGGTTCACCGACGGCCGGCTCTATCTGGCCGACGACACCATCAGCGACTACACGTCGGACTCGGAGAAGCACTACCTGGCTATCGCGTTCGGCCCGGGCTGA